A segment of the Planctomycetota bacterium genome:
GGGGCCGACGCTCCCCGCTGTCACGGCCTGCAACGTCACGCGGCCGAAGGAAGGCGCTTCCATTCCATGGGAAACCGCGGGAACCGAAATTGGAACCGTGCCGCTGCTGGCCGTCTGGCGCCGAGGTCTCGGAAAGGCCGCCGCCATGCCCTGGCCCGCCGGCTTAGCGGGCGGCGCCTGGACGGCCGACGACGGTCTCGGCCGCTATCTCCGCGAGATCCTGGCCTGGCTCGAAGGCCCGGCCTCGCCGGCCGGATGGTCCGCGCGCGTTTTAGATCGCGACGGCCGATGGTGGGTGCGGGTGGAGCAGCGGAACGTCCCCAACGGGGCAGGCCCGCCTGCACAGCATCCTGCGGAGGGGGCGTCCTCCGCCGTTGCCGCCACGCCCCTGCGGTTCTCAGCCGCCTTGTTCGAGGCGGGCGCGCCGGGCGCGCGCCAGGTCGCTCTGGAAGCGGTTGAGCCGGGCGCTGCCGAGGCCGACCTCGGAAAGCGGACCGCACGGGGAGCCACCCTCATCGTCCACTCCGGCGACGAAGGCGGCGAGCGGATGACCCTGGCCCTGCCCGGTCTTCCCCCACGCGAATACGAGCGATTCGGAGTGGACCGCACGCTCCTTGAGCGGATCGTGACGGCCGGCGGCGGAAAAATCCACGAGAACCCCGAATCCCTCGCCGAGGCCGTCCGGCAAGCCGAGACGCGGCACTACATGCCCGTGGGAATCCATCTCGTGTGGGCCGCCGCCGCCGTCGTGGTGGGACTTGTTCTCGGCCGGCTCCTGGGACGCCTCTAGTGCTCTGTCCGCCCTCAACAGAGGGCTGACAGAGCACTAGAGCGGGAGAGCAGTAGAGAGGAGAAAGTAGAAGAAAACGGCAGCCGATCGAACAGAGGCGATGGACGCAGGCATGCGACCGCATCGCTCTCCCGCGGTCTCCTCTCTCCTCTCTCCTGCTCTGTGCTTTGTCGCTCAATGATGAGCGACAAAGCTCTAAGACACCTGCACGGGGTCGAGCAGGCTGCGCTTGAAGTTTGTGTCGAAGACGATGACGGCGGCTCTCCAGTCGCCGATGTCGGTGACTCGGCGAACTTCGCCTCGCATCTTCACGATGCGCATCCGCGGGCCGCTCGCACGCGGGTTCGGCACGCTGAGTTCAATCCACGTCGGACTCCCCTCTTTCAACGCCGTGCCGCCGGGACCCACGACGCGGACGCCGTAGGCCGAAACGTCCGTCCCGCGGCCGCGCAGGACGATTCGGCCGGCCGCGTCGCGGAGAGTCACCGGACAGGCCAGAATCCAACGGTTGTGCCGCCGCCTTTCGTCCACCCTGTGCATGCACGCTCCCAAATAAACGGGGAATAACCAGACCGCCTGCTGAGACCAAGACCGTCCCTGACGGCCTTTTCCGCACAGTATCTATCGGCCTGGCCGCGGAAACCCCTTCACAGAAACCGTCCTCTCCGCTTCGCACCCGGGGGGCGGGTGAAAGGCGCGCGCTCCCCCCGCCACGGCGGGTAAACTTCGGGTCGCGGTTAAACGTGGACGGCGCGCATCACGGAATCCCTGGGCTTGGCCATCCGGGCGCGGTAAGATGGCCGGGGCGCAATGGGAGACAGCGCATGGAAATCCTGAAACACCTCTTTCTGGAAGATCCGCTGAGCCTGTGGATCGGCCTCGCGCTGGCCGAGATCGTGGCGTTCGTCGTCTGGTGGCAGAGCCGATCGCGCCGGGCGGCGATCGCGCTGGCGGCATTCCCTGCGGCAGCGATCGCGGTCGGACTCCTCGCGTGGGCGGTCCAGACGGATTACGAGCGCCTCGTGCGGACTCTGGACGTCATGGCCCGCGCGGCGGACACGGGCGACGCGGAAGCGCTTATCGAGCGGGTCTCGCCGGATTACCAGAACGGCCGGGCGCGGCGGGAAGACCTGGCGGCCGTGGTGAGGCTGGGCCTTCGGCACGTGCGGGCGACGGCGGCGACGCCGACCATCCAGTGGGAGGACGGGCGAGCGATCGTGCGACAGACCTATCTTTTCCGGCCGGCGCCGGGCAGTCGGTTCGATGCCGGCCAACCCTTCCGAGACGTCGTATGGGAAGGCGTGTTCCAGCCGGACGCGGAAAGGGAGTGGCGGCTGAGGAGCGCGGTGGCGATCCGTCCGGTGCGCGTGACGCCGGAAGAAGGCGTGCGGTACCTGCCCAGGTGAGAACACAGCGCGACTGCCTTGTCCTGTTTGCCCAGGTGTCCAATCGCGCGGTATCTCCCCAAGTGAGAATACGGCGCGACCCGGGCCAGGTTTAACCGCAAGCAATAAATGGTGAAATGGGGTCAGACCTCATTTTTGGGGGGCATTGGGGGATTTTTGAGATTGCGTTTTCGACGTTTTCGAGAATTTTGCGTGGATGTTGAAAAAGGCGTGGTATAATGACTATTAGGGGGGGTGTTTTGACCCTTAATATCGGAGGTCTGGTGGATTCATGTCGAGCAAGGGCAAAAGGTGGTTGATCGCCGTGGGGGCCGTGGTCGTGGCCGCGGGGGTCGCGTTAATCCTTATCGGGGCGTTCGGCCGGGCCCGGATTGGCGGAGCGACGCCGGACGAGCGCATCACGTCCATCTGCCGACTGGCCGACGCCAAGCCTCTTGGCGCCGGCGACGCCCTCGCCCAAGCCGCCGTCAAGGAGTCGGACGTCCGGGTCCGTCAGGCGGCGCTCATCGGCCTGGGGCGATTCGTGGAACCGAAATACCGCGCCACCGTCGAGCAGGGTACGCAGGATGCCGGCGCACCTGTGCGTCGCGCAGCCGCGATCACGCTCGGGCTGTACGGCGACGCGGCGGCCGCCGCGAGGCTGGGCGAAGTGGTGCGCAAGGACCCGGCCGAGGAAGTGCGACTCGGCGCCGTGATGGGGTTGGGGCTGTGCGCGGTGCCGGAGACCCTCGCGTGGCTGATGGAGGCGGCTGAGAAGGACGACGCGCCCGCCGTCCAACTCCAGGCCATCAAGGAACTGTACGCAAAGTTCGGGGCCCAGTACTTCGGCGAGCCGGGCCGCGTGCCCGACTGGCCCTACGAGGCCGCCGCCTCCGTGGAATACCTGAAGACTTTCCCTGGGGTGCAGGAGGCGTTCCGGAAGGCCGGCGTGGCGCTGGTGCGGAGGCCGGAGTATCAGTGGCGCCATGTTGACAAGCCCGACTGATACGGCGCGCACCAAGGCCGCGCGTCGGAGAGGCCGTGAAAGGAGGACTGTGATGGCCCGTTCGAGACGCAAGTCGAAGACCCCATCCGGCAAGGGGGCGTTCACCCTGGTCGAGTTGCTGGTCGTCATCGTCATTCTGGGGCTGCTGCTGGCGCTTCTGCTGCCGGCGGGGCAGCGGGCCTGGGCGGTGGCGCGGTTCACCATCTGCCGCAACAATCTCTACCACATCTACCAGACCTTCGGCACCGCGGCGGCGGACGCGCGCCTGACCTCAACGGGCGGGA
Coding sequences within it:
- a CDS encoding PilZ domain-containing protein, which encodes MHRVDERRRHNRWILACPVTLRDAAGRIVLRGRGTDVSAYGVRVVGPGGTALKEGSPTWIELSVPNPRASGPRMRIVKMRGEVRRVTDIGDWRAAVIVFDTNFKRSLLDPVQVS
- a CDS encoding prepilin-type N-terminal cleavage/methylation domain-containing protein, whose protein sequence is MARSRRKSKTPSGKGAFTLVELLVVIVILGLLLALLLPAGQRAWAVARFTICRNNLYHIYQTFGTAAADARLTSTGGKTLFFPKPDAWWVTAIQYSETSNILTCPEGSEEV
- a CDS encoding HEAT repeat domain-containing protein, giving the protein MSSKGKRWLIAVGAVVVAAGVALILIGAFGRARIGGATPDERITSICRLADAKPLGAGDALAQAAVKESDVRVRQAALIGLGRFVEPKYRATVEQGTQDAGAPVRRAAAITLGLYGDAAAAARLGEVVRKDPAEEVRLGAVMGLGLCAVPETLAWLMEAAEKDDAPAVQLQAIKELYAKFGAQYFGEPGRVPDWPYEAAASVEYLKTFPGVQEAFRKAGVALVRRPEYQWRHVDKPD